The following are encoded together in the Lytechinus variegatus isolate NC3 chromosome 19, Lvar_3.0, whole genome shotgun sequence genome:
- the LOC121406254 gene encoding uncharacterized protein LOC121406254, whose protein sequence is MEVNSFFFGLDDLMKEGEFRWADGTLLSETGYFQWIPGNPDNNLGSEHCVERNVYHDDWNDRSCSVKQRFVCEKSKVPPLHLMAMTSTPFGSTGNTPSFSCIVSSDNTHDYITYTERAVRPSLTTNGYTLNVPGIEAPQTGGFTQNLPNGATSVGVYECSSTYTITGSSTSADVTILSQYSTYNKYELRIV, encoded by the exons ATGGAAGTCAACAGTTTTTTCTTCGGGCTTGATGATCTAATGAAGGAAGGTGAATTCCGATGGGCTGATGGCACGTTATTGAGCGAAACGGG ATATTTTCAATGGATTCCCGGTAACCCGGATAATAATTTAGGGAGCGAACATTGTGTGGAAAGGAATGTTTACCATGATGATTGGAATGATCGATCTTGCAGCGTTAAACAGAGATTTGTCTGCGAGAAATCAAAAG TACCTCCACTTCATCTGATGGCGATGACGTCAACACCTTTCGGGAGTACCGGGAACACTCCAAGTTTCTCCTGCATTGTCTCATCTGACAACACACATGATTACATAACCTACACAGAAAGAGCAGTTAGACCAAGCCTCACGACAAATGGGTACACACTGAACGTACCGGGCATAGAAGCACCTCAGACTGGTGGATTTACGCAGAACCTTCCTAATGGGGCGACGTCTGTTGGTGTTTATGAGTGTTCCAGTACATATACAATTACTGGTTCTTCAACATCAGCAGATGTGACTATACTGTCGCAATATAGTACGTATAATAAATATGAACTTAGAATAGTCTGA